One window from the genome of Serinibacter salmoneus encodes:
- a CDS encoding DUF4190 domain-containing protein, whose protein sequence is MSDPNHPGHGPGRNPNDPPPYPSTSGTPWGTTANGDSASSSPGEGGQPPYSSPYPGTSPTGAQAAGSGGGYPWGAPAGAGESPYAAAGQGYPPGGQPEQQYAVPQYPGQQYPGQQYAAPQYMGPQYTGPQREWDGVSVAAFVTALLGLMIVPLVLGILGLGRTRDGVRQGRWMAVVGLVLGIVQTLFTAVIVVLVAIGFFTALEDSRTGSSLLEDPSSSLFGDAHYYGDDPELDLLWDSCEEGDMLACDSLFEQSPSGSEYEEFADTCGGLTDGGIWCEEAFAGNA, encoded by the coding sequence ATGAGCGATCCGAACCACCCGGGACACGGGCCGGGGCGTAACCCGAACGATCCGCCGCCGTACCCCTCGACGAGCGGCACGCCGTGGGGGACGACGGCGAACGGCGACTCGGCCTCGTCCTCGCCAGGTGAAGGCGGGCAGCCGCCGTACTCCTCGCCGTACCCCGGCACGTCGCCGACTGGGGCGCAGGCTGCGGGTTCGGGCGGCGGCTACCCATGGGGGGCGCCCGCTGGCGCCGGCGAGAGCCCGTACGCGGCTGCGGGGCAGGGCTATCCGCCCGGGGGGCAGCCGGAGCAGCAGTATGCGGTGCCGCAGTATCCGGGCCAGCAGTATCCGGGCCAGCAGTATGCGGCGCCGCAGTACATGGGGCCGCAATACACGGGGCCGCAGCGGGAGTGGGACGGTGTGTCCGTCGCCGCATTCGTGACGGCGCTCCTTGGGCTCATGATCGTGCCTCTCGTGCTCGGCATCCTCGGTCTCGGCAGGACGAGGGACGGTGTGCGGCAGGGGCGTTGGATGGCGGTCGTCGGGCTGGTGCTCGGCATCGTTCAGACCTTGTTCACGGCTGTGATCGTGGTGCTGGTCGCCATCGGGTTCTTCACCGCGCTCGAGGACAGTCGCACCGGGAGTTCGCTCCTCGAGGACCCCTCCTCCAGTCTCTTCGGCGATGCTCACTACTACGGGGACGACCCCGAGCTCGACCTGTTGTGGGACTCCTGCGAGGAGGGTGACATGCTCGCCTGCGACTCCCTGTTCGAGCAGTCACCGTCCGGCTCGGAGTATGAGGAGTTCGCCGACACCTGTGGCGGGCTCACCGACGGTGGCATCTGGTGCGAGGAGGCGTTCGCCGGTAACGCCTGA
- a CDS encoding class I SAM-dependent methyltransferase, translating to MDLDALSALAEPAGWALLAELPPYDEKRSLALGSALREAGFDPALVAAALTQSRLRAKAVTKFGDLARDMLFTPDGLEQATRLSLAGRHAHRYAQAGVRTVADLGCGIGADAMALAGMDLRVLAVERDPATALVAGVNLRQLPEARVIQADALDPAAVDLNAVDGIWADPARRTGKGRVHRLADHSPDPHTLMALRERVPALGMKLGSALAHREIPDDAHAQWISVDGQTLEADLWFGPLAPEGPGRSALVIQGESATNLTWQGTASSAVEQAPDGPLAGYLYEPDGAIIRAGLVAEVARTVGGHLIDPTIAYITSATLTPTPLATAFRVLDSMGFSLKRLRAYLRERGVGRLEIKKRGSALDPATLRGQLSLRGPNSATIVLTRIRGAAQVLVVERVPHAEET from the coding sequence GTGGACCTCGACGCACTCTCCGCCCTGGCCGAACCCGCGGGATGGGCGCTCCTGGCCGAGCTCCCGCCCTACGACGAGAAGCGGAGCCTCGCGCTCGGCTCGGCGCTGCGGGAGGCCGGCTTCGATCCCGCCCTCGTCGCTGCTGCCTTGACCCAGTCCCGGCTGCGAGCCAAGGCGGTCACCAAGTTCGGCGACCTCGCGCGCGACATGCTCTTCACCCCCGACGGCCTGGAGCAGGCCACCCGGCTGAGCCTGGCCGGGAGGCACGCCCACCGCTACGCCCAGGCCGGCGTGCGCACCGTGGCGGACCTCGGCTGCGGCATCGGGGCGGACGCGATGGCGCTGGCCGGCATGGACCTGCGGGTGCTGGCCGTCGAGCGCGATCCCGCCACCGCCCTGGTCGCCGGCGTCAACCTCCGTCAGCTCCCCGAGGCCCGGGTGATCCAAGCCGACGCCCTGGACCCCGCGGCCGTGGACCTGAACGCGGTGGACGGCATCTGGGCCGACCCCGCGCGCCGCACCGGCAAGGGGCGCGTGCACCGCCTTGCCGACCACTCCCCCGACCCCCACACCCTCATGGCGCTGCGCGAACGCGTCCCCGCTCTGGGCATGAAGCTCGGGTCCGCCCTCGCCCACCGGGAGATCCCCGATGACGCCCACGCCCAGTGGATCAGCGTGGACGGCCAGACCCTGGAGGCCGACCTCTGGTTCGGCCCGCTCGCTCCCGAGGGCCCAGGGCGCAGCGCCCTGGTGATCCAGGGCGAGTCGGCCACCAACCTGACCTGGCAGGGCACGGCGAGCTCCGCCGTCGAGCAGGCCCCGGACGGCCCCCTGGCCGGGTATCTCTATGAACCCGACGGCGCGATCATCCGCGCCGGCCTGGTCGCCGAGGTGGCGCGCACCGTGGGTGGGCACCTCATCGACCCGACGATCGCGTACATCACCTCGGCCACCCTCACCCCTACCCCCCTGGCGACGGCGTTCCGCGTGCTGGACTCCATGGGCTTCTCCCTCAAGCGGCTGCGGGCCTACCTGCGCGAGCGCGGCGTGGGGCGCCTGGAGATCAAGAAGCGCGGCAGCGCCCTGGACCCCGCGACGCTCCGTGGACAACTCTCGCTTCGTGGCCCGAACTCCGCCACGATCGTGCTCACACGCATTCGTGGGGCGGCGCAGGTCCTGGTCGTCGAGCGGGTGCCCCACGCCGAGGAGACCTGA
- a CDS encoding ABC transporter substrate-binding protein yields MTTTRTLLTSLTLAGALALAACSGGSDPLSTDGGESEDSGSETSAGTEGGGTIAIGSANFTESEIIANIYSIALQDAGFEVTERFQIGSREAYIPALQDGSIDLIPDYTGNLLLYVDNEATATSAEDVNAALPDALAEQDLVMLEPAPAEDKDAVVVTGERAEEWDLVTIGDLAEYNEEVRFASNAEFAERVSGLPGLAELYGFEPVEFVAIADGGGPATVQALANDEVQAANIYTTTPAIEENGFVVLEDPENNFAAQNVVPVMSAEAMTEEIAAVLDAVSAQLTTQDLLALNGEVAGGGMEPAQAARAWLEEKGLIQG; encoded by the coding sequence ATGACCACCACGCGGACCCTGCTGACCTCCCTGACGCTCGCCGGCGCCCTGGCGTTGGCCGCCTGCTCGGGGGGTTCGGACCCGTTGAGCACGGATGGCGGCGAGAGCGAGGACTCGGGCTCGGAGACCTCCGCCGGGACGGAGGGCGGCGGCACGATCGCGATCGGTTCGGCGAACTTCACCGAGTCGGAGATCATCGCGAACATCTACTCCATCGCGTTGCAGGACGCCGGGTTCGAGGTGACCGAGCGCTTCCAGATCGGCTCGCGCGAGGCGTACATCCCGGCGCTGCAGGACGGCAGCATCGACCTCATCCCGGACTACACCGGCAACCTCTTGCTGTACGTGGACAACGAGGCGACGGCGACCTCCGCCGAGGACGTCAACGCCGCCCTCCCGGACGCCCTGGCCGAGCAGGACCTCGTGATGCTGGAGCCCGCGCCGGCCGAGGACAAGGATGCGGTCGTGGTGACCGGGGAGCGCGCCGAGGAGTGGGACCTGGTGACCATCGGTGACCTGGCCGAGTACAACGAGGAGGTGCGGTTCGCCTCCAACGCGGAGTTCGCCGAGCGGGTCTCCGGCCTGCCCGGGCTCGCCGAGCTCTACGGCTTCGAGCCGGTGGAGTTCGTCGCGATCGCGGACGGCGGCGGCCCCGCCACCGTGCAGGCCCTCGCCAACGACGAGGTGCAGGCCGCGAACATCTACACCACCACGCCCGCGATCGAGGAGAACGGCTTCGTGGTCCTGGAGGACCCCGAGAACAACTTCGCCGCGCAGAACGTAGTGCCGGTGATGTCGGCCGAGGCGATGACCGAGGAGATCGCCGCGGTACTGGATGCGGTCTCGGCGCAGCTGACCACGCAGGACCTGCTCGCTCTCAACGGCGAGGTGGCCGGGGGCGGGATGGAGCCCGCCCAGGCCGCCCGGGCCTGGCTGGAGGAGAAGGGCCTGATCCAGGGCTGA
- a CDS encoding GuaB3 family IMP dehydrogenase-related protein has protein sequence MSNEIEIGKGKQGRRAYTFDDIAVVPSRRTRTPGDVSVSWQIDAYQVEMPVVAAPMDSVMSPATAIELGRLGGIGVLDLEGLWTRYEDPEPLLAEIATIPSGDVIRRMQELYAAPIVPELITERIREIRAAGVTVAGALTPQRTQEYSDTVLAAGVDLFVIRGTTVSAEHVSNTAEPLNLKRFIYELDVPVIVGGAATYTAALHLMRTGAAGVLVGFGGGAAHTTRTSLGIHAPMATAVADVAAARRDYLDESGGRYVHVIADGSVSRSGDIVKAIACGADAVMLGAALARSTEAPGRGWHWGPEAHHPDLPRGDRVRVGTVGSMEEILHGPGGRPDGTLNMIGALRRAMATTGFSDVKEFQRVEVVLSPYAPR, from the coding sequence GTGAGCAACGAGATCGAGATCGGCAAGGGCAAGCAGGGGCGTCGCGCCTACACCTTCGATGACATCGCCGTCGTCCCCTCCCGGCGCACCCGCACCCCCGGCGACGTCTCGGTCTCCTGGCAGATCGACGCCTACCAGGTGGAGATGCCGGTGGTCGCCGCACCGATGGACTCCGTCATGTCCCCGGCCACGGCGATCGAGCTCGGTCGCCTCGGCGGGATCGGTGTGCTGGACCTCGAGGGACTGTGGACCCGGTACGAGGACCCCGAACCGCTGCTCGCGGAGATCGCCACGATCCCCTCCGGGGACGTGATCCGCCGGATGCAGGAGCTCTACGCCGCGCCGATCGTGCCGGAACTCATCACCGAGCGGATCCGGGAGATCCGCGCCGCCGGCGTGACCGTGGCCGGCGCCCTCACCCCGCAGCGCACCCAGGAGTACTCCGACACGGTGCTCGCCGCCGGGGTGGACCTGTTCGTGATCCGCGGCACCACGGTCTCCGCCGAGCACGTCTCCAACACCGCCGAGCCGCTGAACCTCAAGCGCTTCATCTACGAGCTGGACGTGCCGGTGATCGTGGGCGGCGCCGCGACCTACACGGCCGCCCTGCACCTGATGCGCACCGGCGCCGCCGGCGTCCTGGTCGGCTTCGGCGGCGGGGCCGCCCACACCACCCGCACGAGCCTGGGCATCCACGCCCCGATGGCCACCGCGGTGGCCGACGTCGCTGCCGCGCGCCGGGACTACCTGGACGAGTCCGGCGGCCGCTACGTCCACGTGATCGCCGACGGCAGCGTGAGCCGCAGCGGTGACATCGTCAAGGCGATCGCGTGCGGCGCCGACGCGGTGATGCTCGGGGCGGCGCTCGCGCGCTCGACCGAGGCTCCCGGCCGTGGCTGGCACTGGGGCCCGGAGGCGCACCACCCCGACCTCCCGCGAGGCGACCGTGTGCGTGTGGGCACCGTCGGGTCGATGGAGGAGATCCTGCACGGCCCCGGCGGGCGACCGGACGGCACCCTGAACATGATCGGCGCGCTGCGCCGCGCGATGGCCACGACCGGGTTCTCCGACGTCAAGGAGTTCCAGCGGGTCGAGGTCGTCCTCAGCCCGTACGCGCCGCGCTGA
- a CDS encoding MerR family transcriptional regulator, whose protein sequence is MSSQRDGGTSNGGERAAVEAHLTVAAVAARLGVAASTLRTWDRRYGLGPSGRAAGSHRRYSQEDLARLETMRALTERGVALGDAARMAQQSAPVPDALVEDLDALSLAAAAIDSGHDRLVTVLRASVGRRGLLETYLSRVEPAFGILADAERSDVPGHEPEVAVTAAMLEIVREHAALAAPSVDGEVLVVGEGRFPLSAHVLAGALGEHGVRARVARPRADGASTHHGCGRAALAIEIHVVGGTRVEVNRDECEHDLMLVGSHADSGVVAHRVRTLSAALPEALDVLASRASAGEGEA, encoded by the coding sequence ATGTCAAGCCAGCGGGATGGGGGAACATCCAACGGCGGTGAGCGGGCCGCGGTCGAGGCGCACCTGACGGTGGCCGCGGTCGCCGCGCGACTGGGCGTGGCCGCCTCGACGCTGCGTACGTGGGATCGGCGCTACGGCCTGGGACCATCGGGGCGCGCCGCCGGTTCTCATCGCCGGTACTCGCAGGAGGACCTGGCACGACTGGAGACGATGCGAGCGCTGACGGAGCGCGGTGTCGCACTGGGCGATGCCGCACGCATGGCGCAACAGTCCGCGCCGGTGCCGGACGCGCTCGTGGAGGATCTCGATGCGCTCTCGCTCGCGGCGGCGGCGATCGATTCGGGTCATGACCGGTTGGTCACGGTACTGCGGGCCTCGGTCGGGCGCCGAGGTCTTCTCGAGACGTACCTGAGCCGGGTGGAGCCGGCGTTCGGCATCCTCGCGGATGCGGAGCGATCCGATGTGCCCGGGCACGAGCCGGAGGTCGCGGTCACTGCCGCGATGCTGGAGATCGTCCGCGAGCACGCGGCGCTCGCCGCGCCGAGCGTGGACGGCGAAGTCCTGGTGGTCGGGGAGGGGCGGTTCCCGCTCTCGGCGCACGTCCTGGCCGGCGCCCTCGGCGAGCACGGTGTCCGGGCGCGAGTGGCCAGGCCACGGGCGGACGGGGCCAGCACCCACCACGGATGTGGGCGCGCTGCGCTGGCGATCGAGATCCACGTGGTGGGCGGGACCCGGGTGGAGGTGAATCGCGACGAGTGCGAGCACGACCTCATGCTGGTGGGCTCGCATGCGGACTCCGGCGTGGTGGCGCACCGCGTGCGCACGCTGTCCGCCGCGCTGCCTGAGGCGCTGGACGTGCTCGCCTCCCGCGCGAGCGCAGGGGAGGGCGAGGCCTGA
- a CDS encoding ABC transporter permease: protein MFADFAAYLADGANWVGPNGITTRVLQHLYYTVLALGIGALIAVPAGMVIGHTGRGEGLVVGLANTMRALPSLGLMTLLVLLIPSTLIPPITALVALAVPPLLAGVYAGIANVDRTVVDAARAMGMSPWQVLWRVEVPNAMPLIIGGLRGATLQVVATATIAAFVNLGGLGRYIFDGLALYDYTRVLVGAVLVTALALVLDGLLALLVRLVQPGTGRLALRDPALQEAIDERAAVAR from the coding sequence ATGTTCGCTGACTTCGCCGCCTATCTCGCCGACGGCGCGAACTGGGTCGGCCCGAACGGCATCACCACCCGCGTGCTGCAGCACCTCTACTACACCGTGCTCGCCCTCGGCATCGGCGCCCTGATCGCGGTGCCCGCCGGCATGGTGATCGGGCACACCGGCCGCGGGGAGGGGCTCGTGGTGGGGCTCGCGAACACCATGCGTGCGCTGCCGAGCCTCGGGCTGATGACGCTGCTGGTGCTGCTCATCCCCTCCACGCTGATCCCCCCGATCACGGCGCTGGTGGCGCTCGCGGTGCCCCCACTGCTGGCGGGGGTGTACGCCGGCATCGCGAACGTGGACCGCACCGTGGTGGACGCGGCGCGCGCCATGGGGATGTCCCCCTGGCAGGTGCTGTGGCGCGTGGAGGTGCCCAACGCCATGCCGCTGATCATCGGGGGGCTGCGCGGCGCGACCCTGCAGGTGGTGGCCACCGCCACGATCGCCGCGTTCGTGAACCTGGGCGGTCTGGGCCGGTACATCTTCGACGGGTTGGCGCTGTACGACTACACCCGGGTGCTGGTCGGCGCGGTGCTCGTGACGGCGCTGGCGCTCGTGCTGGACGGTCTGCTGGCGCTGCTGGTGCGCCTGGTGCAGCCAGGCACCGGGAGGCTGGCGTTGCGCGACCCCGCACTCCAGGAGGCCATCGACGAGCGGGCTGCCGTCGCCCGCTGA
- a CDS encoding ABC transporter permease, producing MDLWGIRNWSTAVQPYLVEHIYLAVIPTVVGVILAVPIGLALHGRPAARSVAVVVSSAIFTIPSLALFVVLPGLIGTQVLDPLNVIIALSLYTLALSVRNTFEALDAVPQVTREAAEAIGYSRLGRTAAVDLPLAVPVLTAGTRVVAVTNVSMVSVGAVIGIGGLGQLFTSGYQRNFPEQILTGMVLILILAIIFDRLIALLGRALTPWIRGSSMASSQRRLRRLAREIPGSASLREAADAPGGR from the coding sequence ATGGACCTGTGGGGCATCCGCAACTGGAGCACCGCCGTCCAGCCCTACCTGGTGGAACACATCTACCTGGCGGTGATCCCCACGGTGGTCGGGGTGATCCTGGCAGTCCCGATCGGCCTGGCGTTGCACGGCCGCCCGGCCGCTCGCAGCGTGGCCGTGGTGGTGTCCTCCGCGATCTTCACCATCCCCAGTCTCGCCCTGTTCGTGGTGCTCCCGGGATTGATCGGCACGCAGGTGCTGGACCCACTGAACGTGATCATCGCGCTGTCGCTGTACACCCTGGCGCTCTCGGTGCGGAACACCTTCGAGGCGCTCGACGCCGTCCCGCAGGTGACGCGGGAGGCGGCGGAGGCCATCGGGTACTCCAGGCTGGGGCGGACGGCCGCGGTCGACCTGCCGCTGGCGGTGCCGGTCCTCACCGCCGGCACCCGCGTGGTGGCGGTCACGAACGTCTCGATGGTCTCGGTCGGTGCGGTCATCGGGATCGGTGGGCTCGGCCAGCTCTTCACCTCCGGCTACCAGCGCAACTTCCCCGAGCAGATCCTCACCGGCATGGTGCTGATCCTCATCCTCGCCATCATCTTCGACCGGCTGATCGCCCTGCTCGGGCGTGCGCTGACGCCGTGGATCCGCGGCTCGAGCATGGCGTCCTCACAGCGTCGGCTGCGCCGCCTCGCACGGGAGATCCCCGGCTCCGCGAGCCTGCGGGAGGCCGCCGATGCCCCGGGAGGTCGCTGA
- the groES gene encoding co-chaperone GroES produces the protein MSVSIKPLEDRIVVQTLEAEQTTASGLVLPDSAKEKPQEGKVLAVGPGRVDDSGNRVPVDVAVGDVVIYSKYGGTEVKYSGEDYLILSARDILAIVEK, from the coding sequence GTGTCGGTCTCCATCAAGCCGCTCGAGGACCGGATCGTCGTTCAGACGCTCGAGGCCGAGCAGACCACGGCATCGGGGCTCGTGCTCCCGGACAGCGCCAAGGAGAAGCCCCAGGAGGGCAAGGTGCTCGCGGTGGGCCCGGGTCGCGTGGACGACTCCGGCAACCGCGTCCCGGTGGACGTCGCAGTCGGCGACGTCGTCATCTACTCCAAGTACGGCGGCACCGAGGTGAAGTACTCGGGTGAGGACTACCTCATCCTCTCGGCTCGCGACATCCTCGCGATCGTCGAGAAGTGA
- a CDS encoding exonuclease domain-containing protein: MTWTSGRLLGFDTETTGVDTSRDRIVTAALVMRDGLTGLSRTRTWLIDPGVEIPEGASAIHGITTEYARAHGRPPTEVLEEVATAIAGAMADGVPVVAFNAAFDLTILEYELARHGLPTVTDRLGRAPGPAVDPLVLDRALDRYRPGKRTLGALSEHYRVVASGDLHAADVDVEATLDVLRAMIARFPELAQVPLSSMHERQIRAHFAWARSFNEWLQANGYERPPADGSWPTQGEYALDEATIADIVARARAAAIAHRVDQAAGTQAAGVAGAQTAGARESSAARAAG; the protein is encoded by the coding sequence ATGACCTGGACGAGCGGCCGACTGTTGGGCTTCGACACCGAGACCACGGGTGTGGACACCTCGAGGGACCGCATCGTCACCGCCGCGCTCGTGATGCGCGATGGCCTCACGGGACTCTCCCGCACCCGCACCTGGTTGATCGACCCCGGGGTGGAGATCCCGGAGGGTGCGAGCGCGATCCACGGCATCACCACCGAGTACGCGCGCGCCCACGGTCGACCGCCCACCGAGGTGCTGGAGGAGGTCGCCACCGCGATCGCCGGTGCGATGGCCGACGGCGTCCCCGTGGTGGCCTTCAACGCCGCCTTCGACCTGACGATCCTGGAGTACGAGCTGGCGCGGCACGGGCTGCCGACCGTCACCGACCGGCTGGGCCGGGCACCCGGACCCGCCGTCGACCCCCTCGTGCTGGACCGGGCGCTGGACCGCTACCGCCCCGGCAAGCGCACCCTGGGAGCGCTGTCGGAGCACTACCGGGTGGTGGCTTCCGGTGACCTGCACGCCGCCGACGTGGACGTGGAGGCGACCCTGGACGTGCTGCGGGCCATGATCGCCCGGTTCCCCGAGCTCGCGCAGGTGCCGTTGAGCTCCATGCACGAGCGGCAGATCCGGGCCCACTTCGCGTGGGCACGCTCCTTCAACGAGTGGCTCCAGGCGAACGGGTACGAACGCCCGCCCGCCGACGGGAGCTGGCCCACACAGGGCGAGTACGCCCTGGACGAGGCCACGATCGCCGACATCGTCGCGAGGGCCCGCGCCGCGGCGATCGCGCACCGGGTTGACCAGGCCGCAGGGACGCAGGCCGCAGGGGTCGCGGGGGCTCAGACCGCAGGGGCCCGCGAGAGCAGTGCGGCGCGGGCCGCCGGATGA
- the guaB gene encoding IMP dehydrogenase, with protein sequence MGAPAARSVADKFGFVGLTYDDVLLLPGETDVIPSEADTTTRLTREISLRIPLISAAMDTVTESRMAIAMARQGGMGVLHRNLPIADQAAQVDLVKRSESGMITDPVTVEPDATLTELDALCAAYRVSGLPVVDGDGILVGIITNRDLRFVPREEYEATRVREVMTAAPLVTAPVGIPRADAAALLRKHRVEKLPLVDAGGRLRGLITVKDFVKTEQYPQATKDADGRLLVGAAVGFFGDAWERATALVEAGVDVLVVDTANGHARLMLDMVRRLKSDPATRGVQVIGGNVATRAGAAALVEAGVDAVKVGVGPGSICTTRVVAGVGVPQVTAIYEAYLAAHEAGVPVIGDGGLQHSGDIAKAIVAGAETVMLGGLLAGTDESPGDLVLMNGKQYKRYRGMASLGAMQSRGDRRSYSKDRYFQGDLSDDEIITEGIEGQVPYRGPLAAVAHQLTGGLHQSMFYVGARTIPELQARGEFVRITPAGLKESHPHDVQMVADSPNYARR encoded by the coding sequence ATGGGCGCCCCGGCAGCCCGCAGTGTGGCCGACAAGTTCGGCTTCGTGGGCCTCACCTACGACGATGTCCTGCTGCTGCCGGGAGAGACGGACGTCATCCCGAGCGAGGCGGACACCACCACGCGCCTGACGCGGGAGATCTCGCTGCGCATCCCGCTGATCTCGGCGGCGATGGACACGGTGACGGAGTCCCGGATGGCGATCGCCATGGCCCGCCAGGGCGGGATGGGCGTGCTGCACCGCAACCTGCCGATCGCCGACCAGGCCGCCCAGGTGGACCTCGTGAAGCGTTCGGAGTCCGGGATGATCACCGACCCGGTCACGGTGGAACCCGATGCGACGCTCACCGAGTTGGACGCGCTGTGCGCCGCCTACCGGGTCTCCGGCCTGCCGGTGGTCGACGGCGACGGCATCCTGGTCGGGATCATCACCAACCGCGACCTGCGGTTCGTGCCCCGGGAGGAGTACGAGGCCACCCGCGTGCGCGAGGTGATGACCGCCGCCCCCCTGGTGACCGCGCCGGTGGGCATTCCCCGCGCGGACGCCGCGGCCCTGCTGCGCAAGCACCGGGTGGAGAAGCTCCCGCTGGTGGACGCCGGTGGCCGGTTGCGCGGACTGATCACCGTGAAGGACTTCGTCAAGACGGAGCAGTACCCGCAGGCCACGAAGGACGCCGACGGGCGGTTGCTCGTGGGAGCCGCGGTCGGCTTCTTCGGCGACGCCTGGGAACGCGCGACGGCGCTGGTGGAGGCGGGCGTGGACGTGCTGGTGGTCGACACCGCCAACGGGCACGCCCGACTCATGCTGGACATGGTGCGCCGGCTCAAGAGCGACCCGGCCACCCGCGGCGTGCAGGTGATCGGCGGGAACGTCGCCACCCGCGCCGGGGCGGCGGCGCTGGTCGAGGCCGGGGTGGACGCGGTGAAGGTCGGCGTGGGTCCGGGCTCGATCTGCACCACCCGGGTGGTCGCCGGCGTCGGCGTCCCGCAGGTCACCGCCATCTATGAGGCCTACCTCGCCGCACACGAGGCGGGGGTGCCCGTGATCGGCGACGGCGGGTTGCAGCACTCCGGTGACATCGCCAAGGCGATCGTGGCGGGCGCGGAGACCGTGATGCTCGGTGGGCTGCTCGCCGGCACCGACGAGAGCCCGGGCGACCTGGTGCTGATGAACGGCAAGCAGTACAAGCGTTACCGCGGCATGGCCTCGCTCGGGGCGATGCAGTCGCGTGGCGATCGTCGTTCCTACTCCAAGGACCGCTACTTCCAGGGCGACCTGAGTGATGACGAGATCATCACCGAGGGCATCGAGGGTCAGGTGCCCTACCGCGGGCCGTTGGCGGCCGTGGCGCACCAGCTCACGGGCGGATTGCACCAGTCGATGTTCTACGTGGGTGCCCGCACCATTCCCGAACTGCAGGCCCGGGGTGAATTCGTCCGCATCACCCCCGCCGGGCTGAAGGAATCCCACCCGCACGACGTGCAGATGGTGGCCGATTCCCCGAATTACGCGCGGCGGTAG
- a CDS encoding WhiB family transcriptional regulator, whose product MAELSRLPGPAMHHWEWQYEGACRKAEPSIFFHPEGERGSARRRRDEAAKAVCAQCPVVAMCREHALSVREPYGVWGGLSEDERVAILDGSLRRAG is encoded by the coding sequence ATGGCTGAACTCTCCCGCCTCCCCGGACCCGCGATGCATCACTGGGAATGGCAGTACGAGGGCGCCTGCCGCAAGGCAGAACCGTCGATCTTCTTCCACCCCGAGGGTGAGCGCGGCAGCGCGCGGCGCCGCCGGGACGAGGCAGCAAAGGCAGTGTGCGCACAATGCCCCGTGGTGGCGATGTGCCGCGAGCACGCGCTGTCCGTCCGCGAGCCCTACGGCGTGTGGGGCGGACTGTCCGAGGACGAGCGGGTCGCCATCCTCGACGGCTCGCTGCGCCGGGCCGGCTGA
- a CDS encoding ABC transporter ATP-binding protein, whose product MITFDGVTKRFPEGTVAVDSLDLEVEEGSFTVFVGPSGCGKTTSMRMINRMIDPTAGRVLVDGADVSGVKPTQLRRGIGYVIQNAGLLPHRTVIDNVATVLLLRGERRRTARRAALEAMERVGLDVRMATRYPAQLSGGQQQRVGVARALAADPPILLMDEPFSAVDPVVRADLQNEMIRLQAELHKTIVFVTHDIDEAVRLGDQVAVFGTGGVLQQVGSPAQVLTAPANDFVTEFIGKDRGYRALSFRGVEDLPVHQVPTLARGQAAPERGEWILRLDEQGRPLAWIEPGSRREHRPGSVVPPHSTLRQALDAVLSSPSSAGVVVDGEGAARGVLAPEDVVGALRILGDVEALPLRGAGSAVADRAEQP is encoded by the coding sequence ATGATCACCTTCGACGGCGTCACCAAGCGATTCCCCGAGGGCACCGTGGCGGTCGACTCGCTCGACCTCGAGGTCGAGGAGGGTTCCTTCACGGTGTTCGTGGGCCCCTCCGGCTGCGGTAAGACCACCTCGATGCGGATGATCAACCGCATGATCGACCCCACGGCCGGGCGGGTCCTGGTCGACGGGGCCGATGTCTCCGGGGTCAAGCCCACGCAGTTGCGGCGCGGCATCGGCTACGTCATCCAGAACGCCGGGCTCCTGCCGCACCGCACCGTGATCGACAACGTGGCCACCGTGCTGCTGCTGCGCGGGGAGCGTCGGCGCACGGCGCGCCGTGCCGCGCTCGAGGCGATGGAACGCGTGGGCCTGGACGTGCGGATGGCCACCCGCTACCCCGCGCAGCTCTCCGGCGGTCAGCAGCAGCGCGTCGGGGTGGCCCGGGCGCTGGCCGCCGACCCACCCATCCTGCTGATGGACGAGCCGTTCTCGGCGGTGGATCCCGTGGTGCGCGCCGACCTGCAGAACGAGATGATCCGGCTGCAGGCCGAGTTGCACAAGACCATCGTGTTCGTCACGCATGACATCGACGAGGCGGTCCGCCTCGGGGACCAGGTGGCGGTCTTCGGCACCGGCGGCGTGCTGCAGCAGGTGGGTTCGCCCGCGCAGGTGCTCACCGCGCCCGCCAACGACTTCGTCACCGAGTTCATCGGCAAGGACCGCGGCTACCGGGCGCTGTCCTTCCGCGGGGTGGAGGACCTGCCGGTGCACCAGGTGCCCACCCTCGCCCGCGGGCAGGCCGCGCCGGAACGCGGCGAGTGGATCCTGCGACTGGACGAGCAGGGGCGACCGCTGGCCTGGATCGAACCGGGGTCGCGGCGCGAGCACCGCCCCGGCTCGGTGGTCCCTCCCCACTCCACGCTGCGCCAGGCGTTGGATGCCGTGCTCTCCTCGCCCTCCAGCGCCGGCGTGGTCGTGGACGGCGAGGGCGCCGCCCGCGGCGTCCTGGCCCCGGAGGACGTGGTCGGGGCGCTGCGCATCCTGGGGGATGTGGAGGCGCTGCCGCTGCGGGGCGCGGGGAGCGCCGTCGCGGACCGGGCGGAGCAGCCCTGA